Proteins from a single region of Punica granatum isolate Tunisia-2019 chromosome 8, ASM765513v2, whole genome shotgun sequence:
- the LOC116188188 gene encoding dolichol-phosphate mannose synthase subunit 3, which produces MKHIFKIITLLVAISALWIGLLQMSLVPRSHTWLLPIYFIVSLGCYGLLMVGIGLMRFPTCPQEAALLQQDISEANEFLKQRGVDVGSD; this is translated from the exons ATGAAGCATATTTTCAAGATTATTACCTTACTGGTGGCAATCTCCGCCTTGTGGATTGGTCTCCTGCAGATGTCTTTAGTTCCACGAAGTCACACTTGGTTG CTGcctatatatttcattgtttCACTAGGGTGCTATGGTTTGCTGATGGTTGGCATCGGTCTGATGCGTTTCCCTACTTGTCCTCAAGAAGCAGCACTGCTGCAGCAG GACATTTCTGAAGCCAATGAGTTCTTGAAGCAAAGAGGGGTCGATGTTGGCTCTGACTAG
- the LOC116187870 gene encoding LON peptidase N-terminal domain and RING finger protein 1-like, protein MSTRAGRSPPLRGYRRKKTLLNLDLNTPPVENPEQEGTSTQATPQPVNAITTIDVEAIDDDDDVVFCSPSAFAEAKSKSQRNRGRATIVDVDTEAMTHGNKRRRIPAGQPSIDCDHSLNLEGSGNSLVLMEKPAPPPKEPTFTCPICMGPLIEETSTKCGHIFCKACIREAIASQAKCPTCRKRVTVRELIRVFLPATNLV, encoded by the exons ATGAGCACTCGGGCAGGGAGGAGTCCTCCATTGAGAGGTTATCGACGTAAGAAGACATTACTGAATTTAGACCTTAACACGCCACCTGTTGAAAATCCAGAGCAGGAAGGCACCTCTACTCAGGCTACACCTCAACCGGTCAATGCGATAACTACAATTGATGTTGAAGcaattgatgatgatgatgatgttgtgTTTTGCTCTCCTAGTGCTTTTGCTGAG GCGAAAAGCAAGTCTCAAAGGAACCGTGGAAGGGCCACTATTGTGGATGTTGATACAG AAGCAATGACACATGGCAACAAGAGAAGAAGAATTCCAGCAGGCCAGCCTTCTATTGATTGTGATCACTCTTTAAATTTGGAGGGCAGTGGGAACTCTTTG GTATTGATGGAGAAGCCAGCTCCTCCTCCCAAGGAGCCCACCTTCACTTGTCCAATCTGCATGGGTCCGCTCATCGAGGAGACTTCCACAAAGTGTGGCCATATATTCTGCAAAGCCTGCATCAGGGAAGCGATTGCTTCTCAAGCAAAATGCCCTACTTGTAGGAAGCGTGTGACCGTGAGGGAGCTCATCAGGGTCTTCCTACCTGCTACCAATTTAGTATGA
- the LOC116187869 gene encoding uncharacterized protein LOC116187869, translating into MGVLSESLCFCKGVSKSERMKATIFTTNSPGMALISGAGTGFLIHRNLLLTTHVNLPSIVAAESAEIQLQNVASATLFPHRFFITSSVLDLTIVGLDYNSDGDSNSQSQHPLHYLKTCQKPNLDLGSIVYLLGYTDKKELTIGEGKVVIATDNLIKLSTGGVPWGLGSAGFDSQGNLAFMICDPMKLATSPNTKSSSTSSSSTSSSSKRDVGAQFGIPIPIICDWLNQHWEGSLDEPNNKPKLPIIRLMSAGPRAEHSSASFTLRRVFKSTEADDDDDGGTPCSSNLAQKGQDHAGSSCTIPPNTGIGETKNSTDPPGTRLLGIPTPEIYESPKVTSVPMRRKESNPVQLLDINFPPRFTKPAVPLRPPKLLIPHSDENSVKELPSPQPSSQIKEDDKTDEAEPINHRAVSEISSSGSVQVAQSEVQSCSSPLEATEMNAGFSSEEETMYSAETAESRNYTSPREGRFQQVGRSQSCVGHSRWAPPGSSTTAARRALLEKQRSFVHGRKVHSQGANSQRSNDYFSPTVSSIMKKRNNSEHHQRTHQQIRPRQSAVNSSPRWAF; encoded by the exons ATGGGCGTGTTGAGCGAGTCGCTCTGCTTCTGTAAAGGAGTGAGCAAGTCTGAGAGGATGAAAGCTACGATTTTTACCACTAACTCTCCGGGCATGGCCTTAATCTCCGGCGCCGGCACCGGGTTCCTGATCCACCGGAACCTCCTGCTGACCACCCACGTCAACCTCCCTTCCATCGTCGCCGCCGAGTCAGCAGAGATCCAGCTCCAGAATGTAGCCTCCGCAACTCTGTTTCCTCACAg GTTCTTTATTACCAGTTCCGTTCTCGATCTAACTATAGTTGGCTTAGATTATAACTCAGATGGAGACTCAAACTCCCAGAGTCAACACCCTCTTCACTACTTGAAAACGTGCCAGAAACCCAATCTCGACTTGGGCAGCATCGTCTACTTATTGGGCTACACCGACAAGAAGGAATTAACCATTGGAGAAGGGAAGGTCGTAATTGCCACTGATAATCTCATCAAACTGTCCACTGGTGGGGTCCCTTGGGGCCTGGGCTCTGCAGGGTTCGACTCTCAAGGTAACCTCGCTTTCATGATCTGCGACCCGATGAAGCTGGCAACATCTCCCAACACAAAGTCCTCTTCTACTTCTTCATCTTCTACTTCATCTTCGTCAAAGAGGGATGTTGGGGCTCAGTTTGGGATCCCAATCCCAATAATATGTGATTGGTTGAACCAGCACTGGGAGGGAAGCCTAGATGAGCCGAACAACAAGCCTAAATTGCCCATCATCCGACTGATGTCAGCGGGCCCAAGGGCGGAGCATTCCTCTGCTTCTTTTACTCTCCGTCGGGTTTTTAAATCGACAGAagctgatgatgatgatgatggaggGACCCCGTGTTCTTCAAACTTAGCCCAGAAAGGTCAGGACCATGCGGGATCAAGCTGTACTATTCCTCCAAATACAGGCATCGGGGAGACCAAAAATAGTACTGACCCTCCTGGGACCCGCTTGCTGGGAATTCCAACTCCTGAAATATATGAATCTCCGAAAGTCACCTCGGTGCCTATGCGTCGAAAAGAAAGTAACCCAGTTCAGCTTTTAGATATTAATTTCCCACCGAGATTTACTAAACCTGCAGTGCCACTTCGACCGCCCAAACTGCTGATCCCTCATTCCGATGAGAATTCCGTCAAAGAGCTGCCATCTCCTCAACCAAGCTCACAAATAAAGGAAGACGACAAGACCGACGAAGCAGAACCAATCAATCACCGTGCAGTTTCAGAGATTTCTTCCTCAGGTTCTGTTCAAGTGGCCCAAAGCGAGGTCCAGTCTTGCTCATCGCCTTTAGAAGCTACTGAGATGAATGCTGGCTTCAGCAGTGAAGAGGAAACCATGTACTCCGCAGAAACTGCAGAGAGCAGGAACTACACAAGCCCGAGAGAAGGGCGGTTCCAACAAGTCGGGAGGAGCCAGAGCTGTGTTGGCCACAGCAGATGGGCCCCGCCAGGGAGCTCGACCACTGCTGCTCGGAGGGCTTTGCTTGAGAAGCAGAGGAGCTTTGTCCATGGAAGGAAGGTCCACTCTCAAGGGGCGAATTCTCAGAGGAGTAATGACTACTTCAGCCCGACTGTGTCTTCAATCATGAAGAAGAGAAATAACTCGGAGCATCATCAGCGGACGCACCAGCAGATTAGGCCGAGGCAGAGTGCTGTGAATTCATCTCCGAGATGGGCGTTCTGA